In Mytilus trossulus isolate FHL-02 chromosome 14, PNRI_Mtr1.1.1.hap1, whole genome shotgun sequence, a genomic segment contains:
- the LOC134696220 gene encoding 2-aminoethylphosphonate dioxygenase-like: protein MGSLMKRNLLRLVTGSRSRYQSTATVMKEWNEEYQRQVLTQEEVTSFNNDGYLVLRNFLTEEEKQNVKKWGDEIQAWPETANKWFSYFETVNGKKTLCRTENFIPYHEGMRNLIENKITSCISDCFDEHSCLFKEKVNYKLPNGGAFPPHQDAPAYVTFDQKLHITAMVAIDEMTVENGCLELVSGRHKEGVLRQEESGNIHPDVVETMDWKSAPCEAGSIMIFNAFVPHRSAKNMTNKARRVFYLTFNAVSDGGYLRNAYYGHKRQMFPPEAERISGVDYSEGAKIYNLATPITNKKD from the exons ATGGGCTCCCTAATGAAACGGAACCTTCTCCGTCTGGTGACTGGTTCCCGATCAAGGTATCAATCAACTGCTACTGTTATGAAAG aATGGAATGAAGAGTATCAACGCCAAGTGTTAACACAAGAGGAAGTGACGTCATTTAACAATGACGGATACTTAGTGCTGAGAAATTTCTTGACCGAAGAAGAAAAGCAAAACGTCAAAAAGTGGGGAGACGAAATTCAAGCATGGCCGGAAACTGCCAACAAGTGGTTTTCTTATTTCGAAACtgtaaatggaaagaaaacattatgtcGAACAGAAAATTTTATTCCATACCATGAAGGTATGAGAAAccttattgaaaataaaatcacatcCTGTATATCGGACTGTTTTGATGAACACTCATGcttgtttaaagaaaaagtaaatTACAAACTGCCGAATGGAGGAGCGTTTCCGCCGCACCAAGACGCGCCTGCGTATGTCACATTTGACCAAAAACTACACATTACCGCCATGGTTGCCATTGATGAAATGACGGTAGAAAATGGTTGTCTAGAACTAGTTTCCGGTCGTCATAAAGAAGGCGTGCTACGTCAGGAGGAAAGTGGTAATATACACCCTGACGTCGTTGAAACGATGGACTGGAAGTCAGCTCCTTGCGAAGCAGGCTCTATAATGATTTTTAATGCGTTTGTTCCTCATAGGTCTGCAAAAAATATGACGAATAAAGCCCGCCGggtattttatttaacttttaatgcCGTCAGTGATGGAGGCTATCTTAGAAATGCTTATTATGGTCACAAAAGACAAATGTTTCCACCGGAAGCGGAAAGAATAAGTGGTGTTGACTATAGTGAAGGTGCTAAAATTTATAATCTTGCAACGCCAATAACAAACAAGAAAGATTAA